Within Paenibacillus sabinae T27, the genomic segment AACTGGGAGAATCCCAAGGTTCGTGAAACGATTTATGATATGATGAAGTTCTGGTTTGAGACGGGAATTGACGGTTTCCGGATGGATGTCATCAGTTTAATCAGTAAACGTCAGGATTGGCCGGATGCGCCGGATGACGCGATCTATACCAAGTCTTATTATATCGGCGCCTCCAACGGGCCGCGCGTTCACGAATTTCTCCATGAAATGAATCAAGAGGTATTGAGTAAATATAATATTATGACCGTGGGCGAGACAGCCAATACCAATAGTGACCAAGCGGTTTTATACACAGACCCGGATCGCAAAGAATTAAATATGGTCTTCCATTTCGATCACATGCACCTGGACTACGGACCCTACGGAAAGTTCTCGGACATTCGTTTCAAGCTGAGTGATTTACGGGACGTTATGACGGAGTGGCAGGACAAATTGGAAGGCAGGGGGTGGAACTCCCTTTATTGGAGCAATCATGATCAGCCGCGTGCGGTTACCCGCTTTGGGAACGACACAACCTATCGGGTAGAATCTGCAAAAATGCTGGGAACACTCCTTCATATGATGAAAGGCACGCCTTATATTTATCAGGGAGAAGAGCTGGGAATGCGCAATGTCCGCTTTGCTTCTTTTGATCAGTATAAGGATATTGAAACCTATTGTATGAAGGAAGAATTTGAGGAAAAAGGACTTCCGGAAGCGTACATCAAAGAGTCCATCTTCTTGAAGTCACGTGATAATGCGCGCACACCGATGCCATGGAATGGATCGGATAATTATGGATTTACAAGCGGAACACCGTGGATTGATTTCAGCCCGGATAACGACTGGATCAACGTGGAGGATTGCATGGCCGATCCAAACTCGGTGTATTACCATTACAAGGAACTGATCCGTCTACGGAAAGAGCTGCCGGTCGTGGTTGACGGAATCTATGAGCTGATTAATCCGACGGATTCCGCTGTCTACGGGTATACGCGTACTCTGGATCAGCAGAAACTAGTCGTCATCTGCTCCTTCTCCGAGAGCAAAGTCAATTATAAATTGCCTGAGGAGCTGAAGCACTCATCCGGCAGACTGTTATTATCCAATTATCCGGATACCCGGAAAGAGCTGGGCAATCTGGAGCTTCGCCCGTATGAAGCGGTAATTTATTATATTGAAGAATGAAGAACTGACAAAAGGATTAGACTAGTGGAGCATCTCCTCTCACTAGTCTTTTTTTGCAGTATACTATTTTTAAAACTGATGATACTTAGTAATACTACATAACGAGGAGCAGCTATATGGATTTTGACTTGCGTGTAAAGATAAATTATGACGATTTGACCGATTCTGAAAAAGAAATGGTAAGATTCATAACCAATCGGCCCCAAGATGTCATAAGCATGAATATCGTCGAATTGGGCGAGGCATTGCTTAGTTCGAAAAGTTCGGTGCTTCGCTTGGCCAAAAAGCTGGGATATCATGGATTTTCAGAATTGAAGTATGCTCTCAGGTCGGACATGACCCTATCCTCACTAGAGCCAAGTGATCTGACTCAACTATTAAAACAGGATTTAGACCGGATTTTTCGATATGTGGAGCAAACAAATTTCCAGCCTTTCCTGGTGAAGTTGAAAAATGCACGCATGGTCTTTTTATACGCCACCGGTTTTTCACAGAATAATTTCACTAAAGAATTTTCCAAGGATTTAATGATTGCGAATCGACAAAATATATTGATTTCAGGCGAGACTAACTTGGCGATTAACAGCTCTATTATAACGGAAGATGATTTGGTTATATTTACTTCGTTTAGCGGCGAAACAGAAATGATAAAAGATGTTGTCCGGGAGTTAAAAATAAAAAACGTAACAATCGCAGCCATTACGAAATTCGGAAGTAATTTTTTGACCGAGCATGCCGACTATGCATTCTTTTTTGAAGCAACCCCATTGCCAAGTTATCAAAGGCAAGTCGTTTATTCGTTGATTGGGTTAGAAGTGATACTGGATGTCATTGCACGAAAATATCGTGAGTTTATTCTCTTTGATGAGTAATCATCTTGCAGAACATATTTAGGACAGAAGAAGACCCTTGATTCACCGGAATGAGTGACGAATCAAGGGTTTTTAGATTTTATGCCAAACGGCTGCCCACAGGCGCCCGGGGACAACGGGGATCTGGAGCATAGTGCTGATCCAATCCATAAGCTTTAAGGGCTTCCCTGACACATCTTCCGAGACCTTCATGACACTGCTGGAAATCAGAGCAATCCTGGCAAGGCCCGTTGGAAACGGCAGCCTGATCCGGGTAAGCAAGTTCCAGGGCTTTTGGTGAATTCCACACTTCAAGCAAAGTCTGTTTCGTTAAATCGCCGATAATAAAATGTTCATGATTATACAGCTCTTCGCAGATAGTTACCTTACCGTCAGGCAGCACAACAACCCCGCGCCGGTTAGCCGTACAATACGCTCTTTCCCAAAAATTTTTCTTCCTTATCGGTTCCTCTCCGGCATAGGGATTATCATTGGCGCCGCTGAAATTTACTTTGTCCGGAAATTCCTCTTTTATCTTGCTGAATTCTTCCTCGAAAATCTTGATATCCTCCGGCGAACAGAACAGGCTGTCGTCATGGCGATATAAGGAACGTCCGTAGCAAGTAAAGTTGCTCCTCAGCACATAAGGCTTATCCATCAAATACCGCGCCAGGGACACGGCATCCTTGATGTTAACCGGGGTTAGCACTGTGTTGGTGCGGACCTTGATCCCCGCCTCACCCAAGTAATCGAGGGTTTGCAGTATTTTCTCCCCATAGCCGGTAAGACCCATGAGACGGTCAATGATTTCCGGGTTAAGCGCGTCGATACTAACCTGGATGGTGGACAGTCCGGTTGCCGCGAGCCGCTGGGCCATACTTCTGGATAAAGGATACTTCGTGGGGATATTGAGATACAGACCAGCAGACAGAGTGCTCTCAATGAAATCAAAGGCATCCTCCCGGCAAAAAAAATCGCCCCCCGAGAACTCGACGGTTTCTATACCGCACGCACGGGCCTCTTTCAACAGGCGGCGGTACAGATTTAAATCCAATTCCTGTTTTCCTCTAAAACCCTCACGATCCGCATAGCAATACCTGCAATTGGTCACACAACGCATCGTCGGGAGTACCAGCAGGGTATAGGGCATCTTGCACCGGGTATCATCCATGTCAATCATCTCTTCTGGAACAATGAAAGTCTTGGGATCGTATATCCGTGCCTGATCCGGGTTGATACCGGAAGCTTCGATGATCAAGGATTCCATGGTCTGTTCCTCATTTACCCGCACAGCCAGTAGGGCATCCACTTGCCGAGACGCTGCTTCCCTATCCAGATCGAAGATATAGGCCACGGCTTCACAAACGTCAGTCAGGTCCCGTTTCCCGTCAAACAAGGAGAGGATTACAGCCTGCTGCGGGAATAGAAATTTAAACACATCCTGCCGGCTATCCCCCGGATTGGCGGTAAACAGGATTGATCTTCCCCCGTCAGGCCGCAGCTTCACCTCTGGGCTTAGAAGAAGTCCCATAACTATAACCTCCCTATTATTTAGCTACTCCTCCGTTGGAGCATCCTGGAGAACATGATGTGCAGCGCATGGAACATCCTACTGTGCATCTTAATACGTCCTCATCCTCCTCCGTTACAGCCTCAAGGATAAGTTCTCTTAAAAGCTCACGCTTCGAGAGACCTGTTCCGGAAAGAAGAGCCCTGATTTCCTTTAACCCACTCATTAATGTCACCTCATCCTCTATGATTTGAAGTCCTTAAACCAGCGCATCACTTTGCCGAAGGCCCAGTATTGCAGCTGATTTGACAATTGACACACCCGGCTTCACACTGGCTGCACAGTGCCCTATTATCCGTGACAGCATCAATCAACTCTTTTAGAAGCTGATGTTTTGAGAGACCGCATTCGCACAGAAGAGCCTTGATTTCCTGTAATTCACTCATCACTATCACCTCGTCTTTAGCTATATTGTACATTTTTTCACATAAGCTGATTTTTCATACCCTTTTTCTGGAAAAAGAAAACTCGGGTGTTCCGCTTCCCTCTGAAAAAGCATTTGGCATTCTTCCATCAAACCAAGTTAGGAATTAGGGCAATCGCTCTAACATCAAGGGACAGGTCAGGTTTGGTTATGATTTTAGTTCAGCATCATTGCAAAACAGCCGAAAGTGCAGCTTTTTTCGATCAAAAACGTTTTTTCTCAAAGAAAACCTACAATTATACAGGAATTTGAGGCTGTGCTGATTGAATTTGAGGCGGAGCGGAGAAAAACCTGTATTTCCGTAGGCATGTTATACATAGCTAATCTCAGGCGATCAAAAGATGCAGAATCTCAGGTTTTCTGATCTCCGGTTTCATAAGTTTTCTGATCTTCGGTTTCATAAGTTTTTTGACTTCCTCCGGCCTCTAAATAGCCCTTGGCAAATGCGCATATTTTTCTCTGCTGAACAAATCGTTCATTGGATTCCAGAAAAAAAGATGGGTCAACCCACCTAAGCGGGCTAACCCATCTTTCATCAGAGCAAAATTACAAAGTAGATACATCAATAACGAACCGGTAACGCACATCGCTGCGGAGGACACGCTGATACGCTTCGTCTACCTGGTCCGCGTGGATTACCTCAATTTTAGGGGCAATGCCGTGCTCCGCAGAGAAATCGAGCATCTCTTGCGTTTCCTGGATTCCGCCAACGAGTGAACCGGCGATGCTGCGGCGGCCCATGATCAGGGAAAATACCTGGTACTTATCCGGTTCGGCCGGAGCACCGACATTGACAAGCGTTCCATCGATGCGAAGCAGCGATAAATACGCATCAACGTCAAGATTTGCAGATACCGTATTTAAGATGAGGTCGAATTGATTGGCCAATGTTTTGAATGTAGCGGGATCGCTGGTTGCAAAATAATGATCGGCGCCAAAGCTCAGGGCTTCCTCTTTTTTACCGATAGAACGGCTCAGGACGGTGACTTCAGCACCCATCGCATGTGCATATTGAATGGCGAGGTGGCCAAGACCCCCCATACCCACAATAGCAACCTTCTTGCCCGGACCGGCGTTCCAGTGCTTCAAAGGAGAGTATGTCGTGATGCCTGCACACAGCAGCGGGCTTGCCACATTCAGCTCCAGACTGTCCGGAATACGGACAACGAATCGTTCCGTGACCACTATTTGTTGGCTGTATCCGCCGTATGTCGGATTGCCGTCATAGTCGAGGGAGTTATAGGTGGCGACAAAGCCTTTCGTACAATATTGCTCCTCGCCCTTAAGGCAGTATTCGCATTCTCCGCAGGAGTCAACAAAGCAGCCAACACCCACGCGATCGCCAACCGCAAATTTGATAACTTCTGTTCCTACGGCCGACACAACACCGGCGATTTCGTGACCGGGAACCATGGGGAAAATTCCGCCGCCCCATTCGTCGAAGGCGCTGTGGATGTCGGAGTGGCAAATCCCGCTAAACTGAATATCGATCAGGATGTCATGCGGGCGTAAGGCTCTCCGCTCAATCGTGGTTTTTTCGAATGGCGCTTTGGCGCTGGAGACACTTAATACTCGAGTTTGGCACATGTTTGTTCTCTACTCCTTTTCGCTTGAAGATATAAAACATTGATGCTTTAATGCACATCTGTCTAGTATTATAAACGTATTCATACGAGACGCAATTGTTAAATCCGCTGTATTTGTTTATTAATGAACAGATCATACATTTCTTTCTAATAAAGCCCCCAGTTGTCTGGCCAAAACATCCTGCGGGAACGGTTTTTCATTCATGAACCACCATTCAACCACCCCTACGTAAGCCGACGCAACGAACCTGACGATAAGCTCTTCATTTAATCCGTGATTTTTTCCTCCGGTCACGTCCACTTCTTTCCGGAATTCTTCAATTAGAAAGTTTAGAAACCGATTGCGGAAATAAGGAGCTCCCTTACTCGCCAGCATCAGCGAAAAGAAGGAATAATGACTTTCGAAGTATTCGCAGAAGATCAGCGTCGCCTCGATAAAATCCAATTGGCATGCCGATTCGCGCTCGTCAATATGTTCTTCAATGAGCTTATCCAGCAGATCAAATTTATCCATGTAATGAAGATAGATGGTTCCGCGGCTAACATTTGCTCTGTCGGATAGATCCTGTATCGTAATGTCATCAAAATTCTTTTCGGACATCAATTCAATTACAGCTTTTTTTAACGCTTCTTGCGTTTTGAGTATTCTTCGATCCACTTTGGACATTGGAGGGTCACCATGCTTTCTTAAAAAATAATTTACAGCTATAGAGCATCTGTTCAGTAATGAACAAATTGCGCTCAATTAACAATTGAAGTTGTTCTATATCCTCTTATAATTATAGACGGATGTATATTAATGTATCAATAATCAATATTTCCTGACAACGAATGAAAGAGGGAATCTTACATGTCCAATGAAAAAGAGCTTACAGGCGCACAAAAAGCGATTGGAGATTTCGCCCCGAAACTCGTGGAGCTTACCGACGATATTCTGTTTGGCGATGTATGGGAGCGCAAGGAGCTGGCTCCGCGCGACCGCAGCTTGATTACCGTAGCCAGCCTGATTGCCGGCGGGAACACGGAACAACTGGGATTTCATTTGAACAAAGCGAAAGAGAACGGGCTGTCGGAAGAAGAGCTTAAAGAAGTCATTATCCATCTTGCTTTTTACGCGGGATGGCCAAAAGCGATGTCTGCCATTATGGTAGCCAAAGAAGTGTTCTCAAAAGGGAAGTAGGGAGGTTCAATCATGAAATACCGCACAGTGGGAAAAACAGGGATTCAAGTCTCGAATTTATGCTTCGGTACGATGTCTTTTGGCGGCAACGCGGATGAAGAAACGTCCAAAGCCATGTTCAAGCGCTGCCGTGAAGCCGGGATTAACTTTTTTGATACAGCAAATGTTTATAGCGGGGGTCGTTCTGAAGAAATCTTGGGTGAGTGTATTGCGGATTGCCGGGATGAGATTGTACTGAGCACCAAAGTGTTCTATCCCATGGGAAAAGATATCAATGCCGGGGGGCTCTCCCGCCGTCATATCCTGCTCGAAGTTGAAAATAGTCTGCGGCGCTTGAAGACGGACCGCATCGATTTTTACTTTGTGCATATGTTCGATGAGAAGACCCCGATGGAAGAAACGCTCCGTGCGTTTAACGACCTTCAGGCTCAAGGCAAAATTCTCTATCTGGCAGTAAGCAACTGGGCCGCTTGGCAGATTGCCAAGGCACTGGGGATTTCCGCAAAAGAGCAGCTTGCCCGTTTTGAATTGATCCAGCCGATGTATAACCTGGTTAAACGTCAGGCCGAGGTTGAAATTTTGCCGCTCGCCGCTTCGGAACAAATTGGAGTCATTTCCTACAGCCCGCTCGGAGCCGGGCTTCTTACGGGCAAATATGGAGTGAACAAACGGCCGGAGCAGGGGCGGCTGGTTGAAGAGAAGAGATATACGGACCGCTATGCGGATGAAATGAATTTTGCCGTAGCTGACCGGTTTAATGCCTATGCTGCGGAGCGTGGCGTGAAGCCCTCGACGCTAGCCGTCGCCTGGACGATGTCGCATCCTGAGATAACGGCGCCGATTATCGGGGCAAGAAACCTGAAGCAGCTTGAGGATTCGCTCGCCGCGGCCGATGTGGACATGACTCCGGAATGGCGCGATGAAATCTCTTCGCTTTCGGTTACTCCTGCACCCGCGACG encodes:
- a CDS encoding alpha-glucosidase — translated: MANEKDWWKKSVVYQVYPQSFKDTTGSGIGDLNGIIEKLPYLADLGISVIWLNPIYQSPLVDNGYDIADYYKINPEYGTMDDFKRLLDQAHRLDIKIIMDLVVNHTSDQHEWFKKSCESRDNEFSDFYIWKDPKEDGSAPTNWGSTFGGPAWEYVESRGQYYLHLFAKEQPDLNWENPKVRETIYDMMKFWFETGIDGFRMDVISLISKRQDWPDAPDDAIYTKSYYIGASNGPRVHEFLHEMNQEVLSKYNIMTVGETANTNSDQAVLYTDPDRKELNMVFHFDHMHLDYGPYGKFSDIRFKLSDLRDVMTEWQDKLEGRGWNSLYWSNHDQPRAVTRFGNDTTYRVESAKMLGTLLHMMKGTPYIYQGEELGMRNVRFASFDQYKDIETYCMKEEFEEKGLPEAYIKESIFLKSRDNARTPMPWNGSDNYGFTSGTPWIDFSPDNDWINVEDCMADPNSVYYHYKELIRLRKELPVVVDGIYELINPTDSAVYGYTRTLDQQKLVVICSFSESKVNYKLPEELKHSSGRLLLSNYPDTRKELGNLELRPYEAVIYYIEE
- a CDS encoding MurR/RpiR family transcriptional regulator, coding for MDFDLRVKINYDDLTDSEKEMVRFITNRPQDVISMNIVELGEALLSSKSSVLRLAKKLGYHGFSELKYALRSDMTLSSLEPSDLTQLLKQDLDRIFRYVEQTNFQPFLVKLKNARMVFLYATGFSQNNFTKEFSKDLMIANRQNILISGETNLAINSSIITEDDLVIFTSFSGETEMIKDVVRELKIKNVTIAAITKFGSNFLTEHADYAFFFEATPLPSYQRQVVYSLIGLEVILDVIARKYREFILFDE
- a CDS encoding radical SAM/SPASM domain-containing protein; translated protein: MGLLLSPEVKLRPDGGRSILFTANPGDSRQDVFKFLFPQQAVILSLFDGKRDLTDVCEAVAYIFDLDREAASRQVDALLAVRVNEEQTMESLIIEASGINPDQARIYDPKTFIVPEEMIDMDDTRCKMPYTLLVLPTMRCVTNCRYCYADREGFRGKQELDLNLYRRLLKEARACGIETVEFSGGDFFCREDAFDFIESTLSAGLYLNIPTKYPLSRSMAQRLAATGLSTIQVSIDALNPEIIDRLMGLTGYGEKILQTLDYLGEAGIKVRTNTVLTPVNIKDAVSLARYLMDKPYVLRSNFTCYGRSLYRHDDSLFCSPEDIKIFEEEFSKIKEEFPDKVNFSGANDNPYAGEEPIRKKNFWERAYCTANRRGVVVLPDGKVTICEELYNHEHFIIGDLTKQTLLEVWNSPKALELAYPDQAAVSNGPCQDCSDFQQCHEGLGRCVREALKAYGLDQHYAPDPRCPRAPVGSRLA
- a CDS encoding NAD(P)-dependent alcohol dehydrogenase, producing MCQTRVLSVSSAKAPFEKTTIERRALRPHDILIDIQFSGICHSDIHSAFDEWGGGIFPMVPGHEIAGVVSAVGTEVIKFAVGDRVGVGCFVDSCGECEYCLKGEEQYCTKGFVATYNSLDYDGNPTYGGYSQQIVVTERFVVRIPDSLELNVASPLLCAGITTYSPLKHWNAGPGKKVAIVGMGGLGHLAIQYAHAMGAEVTVLSRSIGKKEEALSFGADHYFATSDPATFKTLANQFDLILNTVSANLDVDAYLSLLRIDGTLVNVGAPAEPDKYQVFSLIMGRRSIAGSLVGGIQETQEMLDFSAEHGIAPKIEVIHADQVDEAYQRVLRSDVRYRFVIDVSTL
- a CDS encoding TetR/AcrR family transcriptional regulator; this translates as MSKVDRRILKTQEALKKAVIELMSEKNFDDITIQDLSDRANVSRGTIYLHYMDKFDLLDKLIEEHIDERESACQLDFIEATLIFCEYFESHYSFFSLMLASKGAPYFRNRFLNFLIEEFRKEVDVTGGKNHGLNEELIVRFVASAYVGVVEWWFMNEKPFPQDVLARQLGALLERNV
- a CDS encoding carboxymuconolactone decarboxylase family protein, translated to MSNEKELTGAQKAIGDFAPKLVELTDDILFGDVWERKELAPRDRSLITVASLIAGGNTEQLGFHLNKAKENGLSEEELKEVIIHLAFYAGWPKAMSAIMVAKEVFSKGK
- a CDS encoding aldo/keto reductase, whose product is MKYRTVGKTGIQVSNLCFGTMSFGGNADEETSKAMFKRCREAGINFFDTANVYSGGRSEEILGECIADCRDEIVLSTKVFYPMGKDINAGGLSRRHILLEVENSLRRLKTDRIDFYFVHMFDEKTPMEETLRAFNDLQAQGKILYLAVSNWAAWQIAKALGISAKEQLARFELIQPMYNLVKRQAEVEILPLAASEQIGVISYSPLGAGLLTGKYGVNKRPEQGRLVEEKRYTDRYADEMNFAVADRFNAYAAERGVKPSTLAVAWTMSHPEITAPIIGARNLKQLEDSLAAADVDMTPEWRDEISSLSVTPAPATDRGETLLPIWT